In Gammaproteobacteria bacterium (ex Lamellibrachia satsuma), a single genomic region encodes these proteins:
- the amrS gene encoding AmmeMemoRadiSam system radical SAM enzyme has protein sequence MHSNAPELYRLIETVLQERLDNGTTRCHLCPWRCKISHGQRGFCQAHVNRNGTLYNLSYGILSAIHVNPIEEKPVRHYRPGTQVLSVGSYGCSFRCGGCHNLDISWGVTALEDLARGESTAAYVRPEELVGIALRQGVQGIAFTYSEPAVWLEYVIDVCEQAHQAGLYTVYVSNSFVTEEALELVAPHLDVLCSDVKSLHDDFYHAICPTAKVSEILATIERAQELGIHVETRSNLIPGRNDDPDELYRIACWVREHLGETSPWHITKFFPAYKLSHLPETPNKTLWSAYEQAQRAGLKNVYVYPDKGCDCATENRPLDDYLEGDVGDLQTVKKCSANCCGSEGVLLRKYE, from the coding sequence ATGCACAGCAATGCACCTGAACTCTACCGACTGATAGAGACAGTTCTACAGGAGAGACTGGACAATGGCACAACCCGCTGCCACCTCTGCCCCTGGCGTTGCAAGATCAGCCATGGCCAGCGCGGCTTTTGTCAAGCCCATGTCAATCGAAACGGCACCCTCTACAATCTCTCCTACGGCATCCTCTCCGCCATCCATGTCAATCCGATAGAAGAGAAACCGGTACGACATTACCGGCCGGGCACCCAGGTCCTGTCAGTCGGCAGCTACGGCTGCAGTTTTCGTTGTGGCGGCTGCCATAACCTGGATATCTCCTGGGGCGTGACCGCGCTGGAAGACCTGGCCCGGGGCGAATCAACAGCCGCCTATGTTCGGCCCGAAGAGCTGGTCGGTATCGCCCTTCGACAGGGGGTTCAGGGCATCGCCTTCACCTATTCCGAACCGGCAGTCTGGCTGGAATATGTAATCGACGTATGTGAGCAAGCCCATCAGGCTGGTCTCTACACCGTCTACGTCTCGAACAGTTTCGTCACAGAAGAGGCGCTGGAGCTGGTTGCACCCCATCTCGACGTGCTCTGTTCCGACGTCAAGAGCCTGCACGATGACTTTTACCATGCCATCTGCCCTACCGCCAAGGTCAGCGAGATCCTCGCCACGATCGAGAGGGCGCAGGAACTGGGTATCCACGTCGAGACCCGCTCCAACCTGATCCCTGGCAGAAACGATGACCCTGATGAGTTGTATCGAATCGCCTGCTGGGTGCGGGAACACCTGGGCGAGACCAGCCCCTGGCATATCACCAAATTCTTTCCTGCCTACAAGCTCAGCCATCTGCCGGAAACCCCGAATAAAACCCTGTGGTCAGCCTATGAACAGGCCCAGCGTGCCGGGCTGAAAAATGTCTATGTCTACCCTGACAAGGGCTGCGACTGCGCAACAGAGAATCGTCCTCTAGACGACTATCTGGAGGGAGATGTGGGCGATCTCCAGACTGTGAAAAAATGCAGCGCAAACTGCTGCGGTAGTGAAGGTGTATTGTTGAGAAAATATGAGTGA
- a CDS encoding oxidative damage protection protein gives MPKMVDCVVLKRPSESLDKPPHPGELGQRVYQHVSKEGWKKWLERLTTIINENGLSTADPKDIRLIERHMVGFLFGEGDMGQLPAGFRAGGGGKK, from the coding sequence ATGCCAAAAATGGTCGACTGTGTTGTCCTGAAGCGACCTTCAGAGAGCCTCGACAAGCCACCGCACCCGGGAGAACTGGGGCAGCGTGTTTATCAGCACGTCTCCAAAGAAGGTTGGAAGAAATGGCTGGAGCGTCTCACCACGATCATTAATGAAAACGGCTTGAGCACTGCCGATCCAAAGGATATACGCTTGATCGAAAGGCACATGGTGGGTTTTCTGTTTGGAGAAGGTGATATGGGTCAACTGCCCGCGGGATTTCGGGCCGGTGGTGGTGGTAAAAAATAG